A genome region from Euphorbia lathyris chromosome 4, ddEupLath1.1, whole genome shotgun sequence includes the following:
- the LOC136227498 gene encoding putative F-box protein At3g16210, translating to MKRRNSTASTAKRRRNEAAKVSHLQINYSGPSFSDLPSNILVDILVRLSVKRIFVCKCVCKTWHDLISDPEFAKLHFNQGQVYPLVRNSGFTFLSRMNYLVQPEQDDFERNLDMCYNYNSPIKIILDSKLKLPLRNIEMVLDKDGVEGKNCMKLNMKNHKYNVVNSCNGLLCLSNPSDNDPVMVCNPITGEFIDLPEVRTVKDPRLPNIECGFGFSPRTNQYKVIRMFTRWIGRDNVMVAEVHVLGTESWKDLGFFPESMYKLFPTYLNGCVYWFSLVQPCSVISFDIEKECFELISVPLLEHLNLLDRMSMGVLGGELFISDGFGSDIIDFWIMVQRSLGLKVSPFT from the coding sequence ATGAAAAGAAGGAATTCAACAGCTTCTACTgcaaagagaagaagaaatgaagcGGCGAAAGTTAGCCACCTACAGATTAATTACTCAGGTCCTTCATTTTCTGATCTGCCAAGTAACATTCTGGTAGATATTCTAGTTAGGTTGTCTGTAAAGAGGATTTTTGTATGCAAATGTGTGTGCAAAACATGGCATGATCTAATTTCAGACCCTGAGTTTGCAAAACTCCATTTCAATCAAGGTCAGGTTTACCCTCTGGTTCGAAACTCAGGTTTTACATTCCTATCAAGAATGAATTATCTTGTGCAGCCAGAGCAAGATGATTTTGAGCGCAACCTTGACATGTGTTACAATTATAACTCACCTATTAAGATTATACTTGACTCGAAATTGAAACTCCCACTTCGCAACATCGAAATGGTACTTGATAAAGACGGGGTAGAGGGTAAGAATTGCATGAAGCTGAATATGAAGAATCACAAGTATAATGTAGTTAATTCATGCAACGGCTTGCTTTGTTTGTCCAATCCATCTGATAACGACCCTGTTATGGTTTGCAATCCAATTACAGGTGAGTTTATTGATCTTCCAGAGGTTAGGACGGTTAAAGATCCTCGCCTGCCTAATATTGAGTGTGGTTTCGGTTTTAGTCCTAGGACTAACCAATATAAGGTGATAAGAATGTTTACACGTTGGATTGGACGCGATAATGTTATGGTGGCTGAAGTACATGTTCTCGGGACAGAATCATGGAAAGACCTTGGTTTTTTCCCCGAGTCAATGTACAAGTTATTCCCTACTTATTTGAATGGGTGTGTTTATTGGTTTTCTCTTGTACAACCATGTTCTGTAATTTCTTTTGACATTGAAAAGGAATGCTTTGAGTTAATTTCAGTACCACTATTGGAGCATTTAAATCTACTTGATAGAATGAGCATGGGAGTATTAGGGGGAGAACTCTTCATATCTGACGGTTTTGGATCAGATATTATTGATTTTTGGATAATGGTGCAAAGAAGTCTTGGTCTAAAAGTTTCTCCTTTCACATAG